A genome region from Populus alba chromosome 5, ASM523922v2, whole genome shotgun sequence includes the following:
- the LOC118045810 gene encoding pentatricopeptide repeat-containing protein At3g16610, which translates to MVSLKNKQESASIMCSSLNSRSNRNFSNICKNTNHLKSLKALLIVNGLIQHKLLLRQFLESCFNLGSVDIALSTFNTIKKPSLLLQNLMIRSLSNNGLHENVLSVYKTCQVSNSLSDDFTFPFVIKACSILGAFEIGKEIHCAVLRNGYERNVVIETALVDFYGKIGHLGTARSLIDRSPQPDLVSLNALISCYSFHGIDQPVFEVFKHIFAVGLKPNLSTLASVIPVCTRLGRLTTGKSLHGFAVKSGFLANEFLVPALISMYARDVYVSSAINMFEDVKRKNIAVWNAMISAYTQKDMAFEAYEMFRQMLHADVLPNSITFVSVIPSCEVAGGILYGESFHAWVIKHGLENQVSVVTALVSMYAKLGEMHEAENLFDRISNRNLLLWNVMVSGYVCNCLWDTSLAAFCEMQLGGFRPDAVSIVSVLSACSNLEAVLFGKCAHAFSVRKGIDSSPNVSNALLAFYSDCRQLTSSFKLFHKMHVRNTVSWNTLISGCVHSGEMEKAADLGHSMQKEGVALDLVTLISFLPVYCDRDYLGHGMTLHGYAIKKGFASDVSLVNALISTYCKCGDLDSGRFLFEVMSERCIVSWNALFTGLRHLNLQNEAMVLFSQMTEYQRPNSVTLLNVLPLCYSHLQGTEDIPVWNAIISVHIQTKYPEKAVCFFNDLLRMGLQPDNITALSLVSACAQLNFLSLAHSVMAYMICKGFEKDSAVSNALIDMYARCGDIVTAKKLFEGLIEKDAVSWSVMINGYCLHGDSKAALETFSQMQSSGVIPDVIVFSTILSACSHAGLVEQAWMVLNSMVENGISARIEHYACLVDLLGRKGHLKEAYNVVKKLPSKPSVTLLESLLGACSVHGNVEIGEEISGLLIEMDPDNPVPYVILSNIYAAAGRWADANKLRSNIDRRRLRKAAGCSLLLREKSDIMW; encoded by the exons ATGGTCTctcttaaaaacaaacaagaatccGCTTCAATAATGTGCAGTTCACTCAATTCAAGATCCAACCGTAACTTCTCCAATATCTGCAAAAACACCAACCACTTGAAGTCTTTGAAAGCTCTACTCATAGTTAACGGTCTAATACAACACAAGCTTTTGCTGAGACAATTTTTGGAGTCTTGTTTTAATTTGGGTTCTGTTGATATAGCTCTCTCGACTTTCAATACAATTAAGAAGCCAAGCTTGTTGTTGCAAAACTTGATGATTAGGAGTCTAAGTAATAATGGGTTACACGAAAACGTCTTGTCTGTGTATAAAACTTGTCAGGTTTCGAATTCCCTATCTGATGATTTTACGTTTCCTTTTGTGATCAAGGCATGCTCGATTCTTGGTGCTTTTGAGATTGGAAAAGAGATTCATTGTGCTGTGTTGAGAAATGGGTATGAGAGAAATGTTGTTATAGAGACTGCTTTGGTTGACTTTTATGGAAAGATTGGTCATTTAGGGACTGCACGCTCTCTGATTGATAGAAGTCCACAACCAGACTTGGTTTCTCTGAATGCTTTGATTTCTTGTTATTCTTTTCATGGGATTGATCAACCAGTGTTTGAGGTTTTTAAGCATATCTTCGCGGTGGGTTTGAAGCCTAATTTGAGTACTTTGGCTAGTGTAATTCCTGTTTGTACCAGATTGGGACGTTTGACTACAGGTAAGTCTCTCCATGGATTTGCTGTCAAGTCTGGATTTCTTGCGAATGAGTTCTTGGTGCCTGCTTTAATTTCAATGTATGCTCGTGATGTGTATGTATCTAGTGCTATAAATATGTTTGAAGATGTAAAAAGGAAGAATATTGCTGTTTGGAATGCTATGATTTCTGCTTATACACAAAAGGATATGGCTTTTGAAGCATATGAAATGTTTCGACAAATGCTTCATGCTGATGTGCTGCCTAATTCAATTACTTTTGTGTCGGTCATTCCCTCATGTGAGGTTGCTGGTGGTATACTGTATGGTGAATCATTTCATGCTTGGGTGATAAAACACGGTTTAGAAAATCAGGTTTCTGTTGTGACAGCCCTCGTGTCCATGTATGCTAAGCTTGGAGAGATGCATGAAGCAGAAAATCTTTTTGATCGGATTTCCAATAGGAACCTCTTGTTATGGAATGTGATGGTGTCTGGGTATGTGTGCAATTGTCTATGGGATACAAGTCTCGCTGCATTTTGTGAAATGCAGCTTGGTGGATTTAGGCCAGATGCAGTCTCTATTGTTAGTGTTCTTTCTGCTTGTTCCAATCTGGAGGCTGTTTTGTTTGGTAAGTGTGCCCATGCATTTAGCGTTAGAAAGGGGATTGATTCAAGCCCCAATGTTTCAAATGCTCTCTTGGCATTTTATTCTGATTGTAGACAACTCACCTCTTCTTTTAAGCTCTTTCACAAAATGCACGTTAGGAATACAGTATCGTGGAATACTTTGATATCTGGGTGTGTGCATAGTGGAGAAATGGAAAAGGCAGCTGACCTTGGTCACAGTATGCAGAAAGAGGGTGTGGCATTGGATTTGGTCACCCTAATAAGCTTTCTCCCTGTTTACTGTGACAGGGACTATTTAGGTCATGGGATGACCCTTCATGGTTATGCGATAAAAAAAGGGTTTGCTTCTGATGTATCTTTGGTCAACGCACTTATCAGCACATATTGTAAGTGTGGCGATCTTGATTCTGGGAGATTTCTTTTTGAAGTCATGTCCGAAAGGTGCATAGTGTCTTGGAATGCCCTGTTTACTGGCTTGCGGCATCTCAACCTACAGAACGAGGCTATGGTCCTTTTCAGTCAAATGACGGAGTATCAGAGGCCAAATTCTGTAACTCTGCTAAATGTATTGCCTTTGTGCTACAGCCATTTGCAGG GAACAGAAGACATACCAGTCTGGAATGCTATTATTTCTGTGCATATCCAAACAAAATATCCTGAAAAAGCAGTTTGCTTCTTCAATGATTTGCTTCGAATGGGTTTACAACCTGATAACATAACAGCTCTGAGTTTAGTTTCAGCATGCGCTCAACTAAATTTCTTGAGTCTTGCTCATTCTGTAATGGCCTATATGATATGCAAGGGATTTGAGAAAGATTCTGCCGTTAGCAATGCCCTTATAGATATGTATGCAAGATGTGGAGACATTGTTACTGCTAAAAAGCTGTTCGAGGGCTTGATTGAAAAGGATGCTGTCTCTTGGAGTGTTATGATCAATGGATACTGTCTGCATGGGGACAGCAAAGCTGCCCTTGAAACTTTCTCCCAGATGCAGTCATCAGGAGTGATCCCTGATGTCATTGTATTTTCAACTATTTTATCAGCTTGCAGCCATGCTGGTTTAGTGGAGCAAGCTTGGATGGTCCTCAACTCTATGGTCGAAAACGGTATATCAGCAAGAATAGAGCACTATGCATGCCTGGTCGACCTGTTAGGGAGGAAAGGTCACTTGAAGGAGGCCTACAATGTCGTTAAGAAGCTACCTAGTAAACCTTCAGTTACCCTGCTTGAGTCGCTGTTGGGTGCCTGTAGTGTGCATGGCAACGTCGAAATTGGGGAGGAAATTAGTGGGCTGCTGATTGAAATGGACCCAGATAATCCTGTGCCTTATGTGATTCTTTCCAATATCTATGCAGCAGCTGGTCGATGGGCAGACGCCAATAAATTGAGGTCAAACATAGACAGGAGACGATTGAGAAAAGCAGCTGGTTGCAGTCTTCTATTAAGGGAAAAAAGTGACATCATGTGGTAA